From Toxorhynchites rutilus septentrionalis strain SRP chromosome 2, ASM2978413v1, whole genome shotgun sequence, a single genomic window includes:
- the LOC129771576 gene encoding uncharacterized protein LOC129771576, protein MSKGSVISLSTKEGYRAIIKCLDDGYEAIIIDETIPRCRHTFKVPVLLESSFIGGSNLTKETDWQGRRVQLIKLEGRSILYVGASGLRGGGASHSCSSCPTYYCSACNYSCPNGKCYDYCTHRSSHNCAARQAVQRREREEREQRHRREQEERERQERIRREREEREERERLQREQAEQERRRQERLRLQREQEERERCERERLERLRVQREREEREGQERIRRENEERERREHEERERRERIWREQEEQQHQEQLMIERERLERIRREEEEYEREERETLWRIRKEKDEQERQEQLRIERGRREQIRRENEERERREREEREICERIRKEEEEIERQNQLRIERRENAERKRRERKERNRIKREPEAHRREKEKKAVKTKLHDAIETISARQDNELEYISDDEVMDEAHILEYAQTIEQEGPPNEVRLECSLKSASQKSEIDLKGEELFATQAFRRKFSTARHIDDIPDDLCSPDFSCKQITIAESNSGKLIATVLKYLRKNFTEDLVGVKSETKLAKAIKRNMSKVPIALQQSILEYVFYGGRLHLRIVRRYPVFRWIEQSLITEIVSYPDDTVDPLLLDVFRNHWLRVKDVFYWERRRELLYSVKIKQLAHKLTLADVNDILDLVLRIGDDGLAILRRKNLWYRKLKRRWFHTKVRAVDFDEEGKALLIDTIVNIPWNAAITERIFTLITRANNPAGALKIITTIKDNHVPSSIVLDILTGIVQASEDRIEVWSGEIDHFTLMRHLYELSPSIASVVDAKLQGCLRKTQLLGKLLKNFVSKYKDRVELNLATFIMVLEHTYTYQVSIDIWNEVFCILRGEKNPNKWIAKVDQLIISRIFAGSHELCAEELIEKIIADAKDLDYIKNTNLNKVLSAVDAAYNAPAQFLSNNEFSEYRAKSIRKYGYHEIRLWACMAMSAAPDTVSESEMVAVIKRAVEYCHKYSPRETQLLSLLILMNPTENKGRLSQINTGEGKSIIVAMLAVVLALRGNQVDVVTTSTELSIPEVEKQRAFFELFHLTVAENSPDREKTLVYGCNVVYGTTNDFCGDILRSEFLGNDGRGTRKHQAVIVDEVDSMLYDSRTHSVRLADECPGMNHLEVPLAVIWEFIHNIRKHMISRSGKVYFIAEDFEVQGQEIKLYSDGDWETVATEVEDTKNFISTHCEKHLQKLLRQLTASEKAELEMYHDTSLQIMAKEVEMSQKQKEQNELKAECEELRKRLHGLPWNKRDPIIEIPEHLRAYALSQIPNWTKNAILAAWGYTKDAHYTVVNGRIVPINFNETGVLQSNMIWSDGLTQFLQLKEGLRMDPEGISTNFISNVSFFQRYGSNIYGLTGTLGEQSTRDFLDTMYGADMIVIPPYKQTVIDNNQHSVYRCKELAPLVFRDQKSWYESVVENALYHARNDRGVLVICKFISQARDLFAVLEKHHDRRKIFLYTGESTTEFSKNSITSGEIILATNIAGRGTDLKTTAQVEKHGGMCVLVTFLPESYRVEMQNVGRTAREGKRGMAQLIIRDSDNTPMEVMKALRQAHEIQANAKAIEDARGMLIQDALFQRFCQLENRFLPSFEEARKVQQWNFLKTSWGYYSADQLDPKKVAEKSSEWAEKSRVDFVNKALATLTAEQRTTMTEADHKELREQSDKQVLKLKPDFERRYRQNVVEQFCSKQSINFPSELLDCFKKGKSYEPKYGETAAQFKWTPHERKGAEESWGLWLKSEDLRKNDVTLEGALDSFEQSFERDFEMRANSDDLIRNPFYYVLKGNDYLVAKNIPEALACFNRAIELDPIFSVNARYNKAQALLSNATNKGHKQAEALRELRKAKDLITIVYRPSLLTFNTLIAQHACSMYTSQHVQHQLDILSQQEDFIDGAVEVIEQASKNENNVKITVKSFTEILSEAKEDHERAIREASSNGLRCLFTVEEKLPRPWKSIIAVALIGIAQIGAGCLIVACTGGTLGSGLITEGVSDMISSIRSAITGTFSWAAWAAQKVISLAVSIICAGFSGIKTGMKAVKNTATDLVGRTAVGTAQNGIQLAAKEVGLAIGKGIVRECLTEASKYCTDHLFMRKLEDEIRQRVGDTLTKAFLANPLVVRALEEDEQSNSNYWKQKFIKEGLKLLQDKQINECMKIIKEITKGVASQKIPFAGDVMAVAGVLKMLEKLMFYTNKFIAKFNAIVSGHEKKITASQKDSIEQSEIETSSISTSRHRTTAQQDIISDAPNIDIEDADIDLHKVTDDTTYNTKVSSEAKPLLRSHYVEASTAESLANVFKLQITGNLSATIRDNLVNPVLNKVSAHVTSGLFASAEASVATLRKEIKTERDLRSEANDFANAKPSARKTKETSSKKTELGHHSKRAIEEISQEGHLHDTSSLALAASELGAPVHVYDEQGNLKYVVGDKLPGKPITIKHFPPSDEHPLGHFAPNNSKVQVKPTGKNTCALDSVIAQLSLEQKDSLKLHNANDLRERIIENIRNNPKQAERTFEQQAALRSIASNRILQGGAIKQVEKGNREKKREQKSIRKLKFNDPQIQEEVRGVLGDDIEPDSSTMNEADRKDYQIHHLVHQKFKNHEVVKKADVDIVNHPLNKIELPRTVAEKELYGTNRSKHAGRHSNYVSKAIQDKLDQVAYQGDREGWSRSQYKEAVYKIIYNERKHVRVGKDLYENPDRKTRQRGKNEEPREE, encoded by the coding sequence ATGTCAAAGGGTTCGGTTATTTCACTGTCCACAAAGGAGGGATACCGTGCTATCATCAAATGTCTGGACGATGGATATGAGGCTATAATCATTGACGAAACCATACCTCGATGTAGACATACATTCAAGGTACCTGTGCTACTGGAATCATCTTTTATTGGTGGAAGTAATCTGACAAAGGAAACTGATTGGCAAGGAAGAAGAGTGCAATTAATTAAATTAGAAGGTCGAAGCATCTTGTATGTCGGCGCCTCAGGTCTCCGAGGAGGTGGAGCATCCCATAGCTGCTCCTCCTGCCCGACGTATTACTGTAGCGCATGTAACTATTCCTGTCCAAATGGGAAATGTTATGACTACTGCACGCATCGGTCTAGCCACAATTGTGCGGCACGGCAAGCGGTCCAGCGAAGGGAGAGGGAAGAACGTGAACAGCGTCATCGGAGAGAACAAGAGGAGCGCGAGAGACAGGAGCGAATTCGTCGAGAAAGGGAGGAACGTGAGGAACGAGAGCGCCTGCAGCGTGAGCAAGCGGAACAGGAAAGGAGAAGACAGGAGCGGTTGAGGTTACAGAGGGAACAGGAGGAGCGAGAAAGGTGTGAACGGGAACGTCTGGAGCGTTTAAGAGTGCAACGAGAGCGCGAAGAACGTGAAGGACAGGAGCGAATCAGGAGGGAAAACGAAGAGCGTGAACGTCGTGAGCATGAAGAACGAGAAAGACGCGAGCGTATTTGGAGGGAGCAAGAGGAGCAACAGCATCAGGAACAGTTGATGATTGAGCGGGAAAGACTGGAGCGAATCAGGAGGGAAGAAGAAGAGTATGAACGTGAAGAACGAGAGACACTCTGGCGTATTCGCAAGGAGAAAGATGAGCAAGAGCGTCAGGAACAGTTGAGGATTGAACGGGGAAGACGGGAGCAAATCAGAAGGGAAAACGAAGAGCGCGAGAGGCGTGAACGTGAAGAACGGGAGATATGCGAGCGTATTAGGAAGGAAGAAGAGGAAATAGAGCGTCAGAATCAGTTGAGAATTGAGCGGAGGGAAAACGCAGAACGAAAAAGGCGTGAACGTAAAGAACGGAATAGGATCAAACGGGAACCCGAAGCGCACCGAAGGGAAAAGGAGAAGAAAGCTGTGAAAACTAAGCTCCATGACGCAATAGAAACGATCAGTGCTAGACAAGATAATGAATTGGAGTACATAAGCGACGATGAAGTAATGGATGAAGCTCACATTCTTGAGTATGCTCAGACAATCGAGCAAGAAGGCCCTCCCAATGAGGTTCGGTTAGAATGCAGCTTGAAATCAGCTAGTCAAAAGTCGGAAATTGATCTAAAAGGTGAAGAGCTATTCGCGACCCAAGCCTTCCGTAGAAAATTTTCAACTGCTAGACATATAGACGATATTCCGGACGATTTGTGTAGCCCAGATTTTTCATGCAAACAAATTACAATTGCCGAAAGCAATTCCGGAAAATTAATCGCAACTGTGCTTAAATATTTGAGGAAAAATTTCACTGAAGACCTGGTGGGGGTAAAGTCAGAGACTAAACTCGCGAAAGctataaaaagaaacatgtcaaaGGTTCCTATTGCCTTGCAGCAATCAATTCTTGAGTACGTCTTCTACGGGGGAAGGCTTCACCTTCGAATCGTGAGAAGGTATCCAGTTTTCAGATGGATCGAACAGAGTCTAATAACAGAGATCGTATCTTATCCCGATGATACTGTGGATCCGTTACTTCTAGATGTTTTCCGGAATCACTGGTTGAGGGTCAAAGACGTATTTTACTGGGAACGACGTAGAGAACTGTTGTATTCGGTGAAAATTAAACAGCTTGCCCATAAATTGACACTTGCAGATGTTAATGACATCCTAGATCTGGTGTTGAGAATAGGTGACGATGGGCTTGCTATACTCAGACGCAAGAATCTCTGGTATCGGAAGCTCAAACGTCGCTGGTTTCATACTAAAGTTCGGGCGGTGGATTTTGATGAAGAAGGCAAAGCATTATTGATTGATACGATCGTGAATATTCCTTGGAATGCCGCAATAACGGAGCGAATCTTCACCTTGATAACTAGAGCGAATAACCCTGCTGGAGCTTTGAAAATTATTACAACCATCAAAGACAATCATGTCCCCTCATCGATCGTGTTGGATATCTTAACCGGGATCGTCCAAGCTTCTGAAGATCGGATCGAGGTGTGGTCTGGAGAGATCGATCACTTTACTTTGATGCGCCATTTGTATGAATTGTCCCCTTCGATCGCTTCCGTCGTCGATGCAAAACTTCAAGGTTGCTTACGAAAAACGCAACTGCTTGGTAAACTGCTGAAGAATTTCGTCAGTAAATACAAAGATCGGGTCGAATTGAACTTGGCCACATTTATTATGGTACTCGAACACACCTATACTTATCAAGTATCGATCGATATCTGGAATGAAGTATTTTGTATATTGCGAGGAGAAAAGAATCCGAATAAATGGATAGCAAAGGTGGATCAACTCATCATCAGCAGAATTTTCGCCGGAAGCCATGAGTTGTGTGCGGAAGAACTGATCGAAAAAATCATTGCGGATGCTAAAGATTTGGATTATATAAAAAACACTAACCTTAACAAAGTTTTAAGTGCGGTTGATGCGGCTTACAATGCTCCTGCCCAGTTTTTGAGTAACAATGAGTTTAGCGAATACAGAGCTAAGTCCATACGTAAATATGGATATCATGAGATCCGTTTATGGGCGTGTATGGCCATGTCTGCCGCTCCAGATACCGTATCCGAATCAGAAATGGTAGCAGTGATTAAACGTGCCGTTGAATATTGCCACAAGTACTCCCCGAGAGAAACGCAGCTGTTGTCACTATTGATTCTAATGAATCCGACAGAAAACAAGGGTCGCCTTTCTCAAATTAACACCGGTGAAGGAAAATCTATCATTGTCGCCATGTTGGCTGTGGTACTGGCACTGAGAGGAAACCAGGTGGATGTGGTTACCACCTCTACTGAACTATCCATTCCGGAAGTCGAGAAGCAGCGAGCGTTTTTCGAGTTATTCCATCTTACTGTTGCGGAAAATAGTCCCGATCGAGAGAAAACATTAGTGTATGGATGTAACGTCGTTTATGGGACGACAAACGATTTCTGCGGTGATATACTGCGGTCAGAATTCCTTGGGAACGATGGCCGAGGTACCCGCAAACATCAAGCCGTGATCGTGGACGAGGTGGACAGCATGTTGTATGATAGCAGGACGCATAGTGTACGGCTCGCAGACGAATGCCCTGGAATGAATCATCTGGAGGTCCCACTGGCTGTGATCTGGGAATTCATCCATAATATCAGAAAGCATATGATATCGCGCAGCGGGAAGGTGTACTTCATTGCTGAAGATTTTGAGGTTCAGGGTCAGGAAATAAAGCTTTATTCTGATGGTGATTGGGAAACCGTTGCAACGGAAGTCGAGGATACGAAGAATTTCATCAGTACACATTGTGaaaaacacttgcaaaagttgctCCGTCAATTGACAGCGAGCGAGAAGGCTGAACTTGAAATGTATCATGACACGAGTCTTCAGATAATGGCAAAGGAAGTTGAAATGTCGCAGAAGCAGAAGGAGCAAAACGAACTGAAGGCTGAATGCGAAGAGCTGCGGAAAAGGCTACATGGTCTTCCTTGGAATAAACGTGATCCTATAATTGAAATCCCGGAGCATTTACGTGCGTATGCACTTTCTCAAATTCCGAATTGGACTAAGAATGCAATACTGGCTGCGTGGGGTTATACGAAGGATGCTCATTATACCGTCGTGAACGGTAGAATTGTTCCCATCAACTTCAACGAAACAGGCGTTCTGCAAAGTAACATGATTTGGAGCGATGGGCTGACGCAATTTCTTCAGTTGAAGGAAGGACTCCGCATGGATCCGGAGGGAATCTCCACCAATTTCATCTCCAATGTGAGCTTCTTCCAGCGTTATGGATCGAATATATACGGGTTAACAGGTACTCTTGGAGAGCAATCTACCCGGGACTTTCTGGATACGATGTACGGCGCGGATATGATTGTAATACCACCCTACAAACAAACAGTTATCGATAACAACCAACACTCAGTCTATCGCTGCAAGGAACTTGCTCCACTAGTCTTCCGAGATCAGAAGAGCTGGTATGAAAGTGTGGTAGAAAACGCTCTATATCATGCGCGGAATGATCGAGGGGTTCTTGTCATCTGCAAGTTCATCAGCCAAGCACGGGATCTATTCGCTGTGCTTGAAAAACATCATGACCGGAGAAAAATATTCTTATACACAGGAGAGAGCACGACAGAGTTCAGCAAGAACTCGATCACGTCTGGCGAAATAATACTGGCTACAAATATTGCCGGCCGTGGAACAGATCTTAAGACTACGGCACAAGTAGAGAAACATGGAGGAATGTGCGTGTTGGTTACTTTTCTTCCGGAAAGCTACCGTGTAGAAATGCAAAACGTTGGACGCACGGCGCGCGAGGGAAAACGTGGTATGGCCCAACTGATCATCCGTGATAGTGACAACACTCCGATGGAAGTAATGAAAGCTCTCCGCCAGGCGCACGAGATACAGGCCAATGCTAAAGCAATAGAGGACGCTAGAGGTATGTTGATTCAGGACGCATTGTTCCAGAGATTCTGCCAATTGGAGAACCGCTTTCTGCCAAGCTTCGAAGAGGCACGGAAGGTTCAACAGTGGAATTTTTTGAAGACCAGTTGGGGATACTATTCAGCGGATCAGCTGGATCCGAAGAAAGTAGCGGAGAAATCTTCGGAATGGGCCGAGAAGTCCAGGGTGGATTTTGTGAACAAAGCGTTAGCGACTTTAACAGCGGAACAGCGTACGACAATGACTGAAGCGGATCACAAAGAGTTACGCGAGCAGTCGGATAAACAAGTGCTTAAACTGAAACCAGATTTCGAACGTCGTTATCGACAAAACGTGGTGGAACAGTTTTGTTCCAAACAATCCATCAATTTTCCCAGTGAGCTATTGGATTGTTTCAAGAAAGGTAAATCATATGAACCTAAATATGGTGAAACAGCCGCACAATTCAAGTGGACACCTCACGAGCGAAAAGGGGCAGAGGAATCATGGGGTCTATGGCTCAAAAGTGAAGATCTGCGAAAGAACGACGTCACTTTGGAAGGTGCGTTGGATAGTTTCGAGCAAAGCTTTGAGCGTGATTTCGAAATGCGAGCTAATAGTGACGATTTAATACGCAACCCGTTCTACTATGTACTCAAAGGCAATGACTACCTGGTCGCCAAAAATATCCCAGAAGCCTTAGCCTGCTTTAACCGGGCGATTGAACTTGATCCGATTTTCTCGGTCAATGCTCGCTACAATAAAGCTCAAGCCCTGCTATCGAATGCCACCAATAAAGGGCACAAACAAGCTGAAGCATTGCGGGAATTGAGAAAAGCCAAAGATCTAATAACCATCGTCTACCGACCGAGTCTGCTCACGTTTAACACCTTGATCGCACAACATGCGTGCTCAATGTACACTTCACAGCATGTACAGCATCAACTCGATATACTCAGCCAGCAGGAGGATTTCATAGACGGTGCAGTGGAAGTAATAGAACAGGCTTCAAAGAACGAAAACAACGTAAAGATTACCGTAAAGAGTTTCACGGAGATTTTGAGCGAAGCGAAGGAGGATCACGAGAGGGCTATCCGGGAGGCATCTTCCAATGGTTTGAGGTGTTTGTTCACCGTCGAGGAGAAGCTTCCGCGACCATGGAAAAGCATTATTGCGGTGGCCTTGATTGGGATCGCACAGATCGGAGCAGGGTGTCTGATCGTTGCTTGTACGGGTGGTACGCTGGGTAGTGGACTTATCACGGAGGGAGTGTCCGATATGATTTCATCGATTCGTTCTGCGATCACTGGTACATTCAGTTGGGCTGCTTGGGCAGCTCAAAAGGTTATCAGTTTGGCCGTATCGATCATCTGCGCTGGATTTAGCGGCATTAAGACTGGCATGAAGGCGGTGAAAAATACGGCGACAGACTTGGTAGGCCGAACGGCTGTTGGGACGGCCCAGAATGGAATTCAGCTGGCCGCTAAGGAGGTTGGATTAGCAATCGGCAAGGGCATTGTTAGAGAGTGTCTTACCGAAGCAAGTAAGTACTGTACGGATCATCTTTTTATGCGAAAGTTGGAAGACGAAATAAGGCAGCGAGTTGGCGACACCCTCACGAAAGCATTTTTGGCGAATCCGCTTGTGGTGAGGGCACTGGAAGAAGACGAACAGAGCAATTCAAACTACTGGAAGCAAAAGTTCATTAAGGAGGGGCTCAAGTTACTGCAGgataaacaaataaacgaatgcATGAAAATAATTAAGGAAATCACGAAAGGAGTTGCTTCGCAAAAGATTCCCTTCGCAGGCGATGTAATGGCTGTAGCGGGGGTActgaaaatgttggaaaaacttatGTTTTATACAAACAAGTTCATTGCGAAGTTCAACGCAATAGTATCTGGTCACGAAAAGAAGATAACCGCATCTCAAAAGGATTCGATCGAGCAATCAGAGATAGAgacatcttcaatttcgacatCACGACATCGAACAACAGCGCAGCAGGATATAATCTCCGACGCACCGAACATTGACATCGAAGACGCGGACATTGATTTACACAAGGTAACGGACGACACAACCTACAATACCAAAGTTTCTAGCGAAGCAAAACCCTTGCTACGCTCGCATTACGTAGAAGCCTCAACCGCCGAATCACTCGCGAATGTATTCAAACTTCAGATTACGGGTAACTTAAGCGCTACCATTCGAGATAATCTAGTCAATCCGGTGCTCAATAAGGTTAGTGCGCATGTAACGAGTGGGTTGTTCGCGAGCGCAGAAGCGTCAGTCGCCACACTGCGAAAAGAAATCAAGACCGAAAGAGACCTTCGCAGTGAAGCAAATGACTTTGCAAATGCGAAACCAAGTGCACGGAAGACGAAAGAGACTTCGTCGAAGAAAACGGAGTTAGGTCATCATTCGAAACGGGCGATTGAGGAAATCTCCCAGGAAGGTCATCTGCACGACACATCGAGTCTGGCATTGGCAGCCTCCGAGCTAGGAGCTCCTGTTCATGTTTACGACGAACAGGGCAACCTGAAGTACGTGGTTGGCGATAAACTTCCCGGAAAGCCAATAACAATCAAACACTTCCCACCGTCAGATGAACATCCATTGGGGCACTTCGCCCCAAACAACTCCAAAGTCCAAGTGAAGCCTACAGGTAAAAATACCTGTGCTTTGGACTCCGTCATAGCTCAACTCAGCCTGGAGCAGAAAGATTCTCTCAAGTTGCACAATGCGAATGATCTGCGCGAGCGGATCATTGAAAACATCAGAAACAATCCGAAGCAAGCCGAGAGAACCTTTGAGCAGCAAGCTGCTCTCAGGTCGATTGCCAGTAACCGAATTCTCCAGGGTGGTGCCATAAAGCAGGTGGAAAAAGGGAACCGTGAAAAGAAGAGAGAGCAGAAGAGTATCCGCAAACTGAAATTCAACGATCCGCAGATACAGGAAGAAGTGCGCGGAGTGCTTGGGGACGATATAGAGCCGGATTCATCAACGATGAATGAAGCGGATCGGAAGGATTACCAAATTCACCACTTGGTTCACCAGAAATTCAAAAACCACGAGGTTGTAAAAAAGGCTGACGTTGACATTGTGAATCATCCGTTGAACAAAATAGAACTACCACGAACTGTAGCCGAGAAGGAGCTATACGGAACTAACAGATCCAAACATGCGGGTCGGCATTCGAACTATGTATCGAAGGCCATACAAGATAAACTGGATCAAGTTGCGTATCAAGGTGACCGAGAAGGATGGTCAAGAAGTCAATACAAAGAGGCTGTTTATAAAATTATATACAATGAACGAAAACATGTGCGAGTAGGGAAAGATTTGTATGAAAATCCTGATAGAAAAACGCGACAGAGAGGCAAGAATGAAGAACCGAGAGAGGAATAA